The Candidatus Nanohalovita haloferacivicina region TGAAAGAGAGTTGAAGGTTCTGGATGTAAACAGTACTGTTGATTCCATTGATCTTTCAGGTAATGGAAGTGCTCTTGTATCCTCAAAGCTAAACAGGCCTGTTATGTGTACGGTTTCCAGAAATGGCCGTGAGGTTTACTCGGAATTTACATCTGATTTAAGCTATGAGGTAGAATTGGAGGATGGCCTGAACAGTATTTCTGTTGATTGTGGTGGGGAGGTTGAGAACTTTAATGTCGAGTATGACTCAGAGGTTCCACGTGAGGATGAAGGTTCCAGCAGGTTTATTGTTGCGGCATTGCTGAGCCTGGTTGTAGCAACCCTGTTTTTCAGAAGCCCTATCTTATTTGTCAAGAACTCTCTGTTGTTCAGATTTTATTCAAGAAGATTCAGACAGTCTATTTACCATGAGAGTCCGGCAAAGGCCCTAGAGTACTATAATGAGATGAAGAACTACTCTAATCATGTGTCTGAGGATCTTTTCTATTCTGAGATCAGTTTGATGAGAGGCGTCCAGTTGTATCTTGCTATGGACTTGATTAAGGAAGGTATTGAGGATGATATTGTCAATGCGTTCGGTGAGGATATTGAGGGTATTGTCAACAGGTTTATGGAGAGGTCTGATAATGATCATTTGCAGAAGATGTTGAATAGTAAGCTTGAGGAGATCAAGGGCAGTGCATAGGCCGAAACATGTTTAACAATCGTGGCCCGTTGACTTTCTATGGGATGGTATGCGCTAGAGGAAGTTGAGGAAGCAGCTAAACGAACTCGTGAACTACTGTTGCCTTTTGATTGGAGGCTATGGGCCAGAATTGCAATTATGGCTTTCTTTGTAGGAGGTTTTACTTTCCCAGGATTTGGAGGCAACTATGCTGGCTCTCCGGATTCTGGTATGCATGACCAGGATATGGCTGCTAACACAGACTTTGGCCTAGCGAATATAGATGGTCCAGGGCTGCCTGATATGAGGGTTGAACTGGCAAATGTAGACGGTCTAGGTCTAACCAATATTGTTTTGCTTGGTATAATTTTCGGAGTACTAGGAATAGGCCTTCTGTTTGGAGTTCTGAGATCTGTATTCGGTTTTGTATACTATCAATCATTGCTGGATGACGATGTGAGGATTAGGAGCAATTTCGTCAAACACTTTTTCAAAGGCCTCAAGCTTTTCGTGTTTGAGGTATCGGCCGTATTTGCATTCCTAGCTATTG contains the following coding sequences:
- a CDS encoding DUF7544 domain-containing protein codes for the protein MGWYALEEVEEAAKRTRELLLPFDWRLWARIAIMAFFVGGFTFPGFGGNYAGSPDSGMHDQDMAANTDFGLANIDGPGLPDMRVELANVDGLGLTNIVLLGIIFGVLGIGLLFGVLRSVFGFVYYQSLLDDDVRIRSNFVKHFFKGLKLFVFEVSAVFAFLAIGGLLVLPVFVNPFFAIFTILFAIPLIMAAAVFFQLTTDFIPLLMIDSDRGVMASWAKLYDMIVDEWRQVGLYVIAKVVLGVLFQIAVASAGLLLGLLLILPIGLVALVFYWIAQPLAIVAAVAGIILWLASVIYFLNGPATTFFRYYSILVYDDLTQEEAVEG